The Mangrovibacillus cuniculi sequence CTCTAAGCTAACCAACGGCATAAGCGCTTACGCCGTACAAATAGAGATTCATCTAAGGTGCACAACCGCTTTTGCACCAACCCAAACATCTATCCACAATTCTTCCACAAATAATCTCCACACCATAACAAAAAGGACTCCCCGTAGGAAGTCCTCATTTGTTACTCTCCACCATGTTCCTCAGTGGATGAGTTATGCTCCATTTGCCCAGCTGGTATGTTGGAGTTATGTTCATGATCTCGGTGAATACCGAAGTACATAACCCATACAGATCCAACTACTACTACTGCTGCAATGAAAGCTGCGTATAATATGGTACCAGTTTGCCAGATTCCATCTTCAGACTCTGTCATGTGCATAAACATTACTAGCTGAAGAACT is a genomic window containing:
- the qoxD gene encoding cytochrome aa3 quinol oxidase subunit IV, yielding MAKTKEAHAHDYDSFPWKHLIGFVLSLVLTIAAVFVVLKMDFSNGATMWIITIFALVQAVLQLVMFMHMTESEDGIWQTGTILYAAFIAAVVVVGSVWVMYFGIHRDHEHNSNIPAGQMEHNSSTEEHGGE